One genomic window of Mogibacterium diversum includes the following:
- a CDS encoding DivIVA domain-containing protein, whose protein sequence is MIMPIDIDKKDFTRDKKGYNSREVDEFLDLIIVDYEKVLNDNRNMAHKIKFLEKQLEESQKSDTAMLDTLETAKRLMADISASAERRAELMMRDAELEAESMLLEAKTTVKKLNDEHLVLKQKVERLRGNYRAMLKLEMEKLDNDEYGLLPDLDRSDIPDIDKELKTPFGGDEAAVTQDTLVIKKKEEKAEEKTEKATVSDLSESLKNLAKEQGSIDDTIILK, encoded by the coding sequence ATGATAATGCCAATAGATATCGATAAGAAAGATTTTACTCGTGACAAAAAAGGATATAACTCAAGAGAGGTTGACGAATTTCTAGATCTTATCATTGTCGACTACGAGAAGGTTCTTAACGACAATAGAAATATGGCTCATAAGATTAAGTTTCTCGAGAAACAGCTTGAGGAGTCGCAGAAGTCTGATACAGCAATGCTCGATACTCTAGAGACAGCTAAGAGACTTATGGCAGATATCTCTGCAAGTGCTGAGAGAAGAGCTGAGCTCATGATGAGAGATGCCGAGCTAGAGGCTGAGAGTATGCTTCTAGAAGCGAAGACTACTGTTAAGAAGCTCAACGACGAGCACCTCGTACTCAAGCAGAAGGTCGAGAGACTTAGAGGAAATTACAGAGCTATGCTTAAGCTAGAGATGGAGAAGCTTGACAACGACGAGTATGGTCTTCTTCCTGACCTAGATAGAAGCGACATTCCTGATATTGATAAGGAGCTCAAGACTCCATTTGGCGGAGACGAGGCTGCAGTTACTCAGGATACTCTCGTTATCAAGAAGAAAGAGGAGAAGGCTGAGGAGAAGACTGAAAAGGCTACAGTTTCAGATCTCAGTGAGAGCCTCAAGAACCTCGCTAAAGAG
- a CDS encoding YggT family protein, which produces MDLVLIRAITWFCSILQMMLVVTAVLSWFAGTSEFMRGLYQMGTQLTSPLVDPIRKILYKNGHAQMGLDWAPMIAFLLIRVFQVLATRLITNVF; this is translated from the coding sequence ATGGATTTAGTTCTGATAAGGGCCATCACGTGGTTTTGCTCAATACTACAGATGATGCTTGTAGTGACGGCGGTATTAAGCTGGTTTGCAGGAACTAGTGAGTTCATGAGAGGCTTATATCAGATGGGAACCCAGCTTACAAGTCCGCTTGTCGATCCGATTAGAAAGATCTTATATAAGAATGGCCACGCGCAGATGGGACTAGACTGGGCACCGATGATTGCATTTTTGCTAATCAGAGTTTTCCAGGTGCTAGCTACAAGGCTGATAACGAATGTTTTTTAG
- a CDS encoding cell division protein SepF → MGFKDALKAAIGMESEDEIEVSEDEIAEEMDKMRGDEKPVAPMSQSRPETGIHKSDAAYDKIEPLISKGPQNKAYSMNGSGPFKMLVIEPKNFDECTKLVDNLKSRKPVIINLEHVETELARKMFDFLSGATYALNGNVQRVTSNIFIFAPANVDIAAKVNRESAEGGQLGEKSSPWR, encoded by the coding sequence ATGGGTTTTAAGGATGCTCTTAAAGCGGCAATCGGAATGGAGTCAGAGGACGAAATCGAAGTTTCAGAAGATGAAATCGCTGAAGAAATGGACAAGATGAGAGGTGACGAGAAGCCAGTCGCTCCAATGAGCCAATCTCGTCCAGAGACCGGTATTCACAAGTCAGATGCGGCTTATGATAAGATTGAGCCACTAATCTCAAAGGGACCACAGAATAAAGCTTATTCGATGAATGGTTCTGGTCCTTTCAAGATGCTCGTAATCGAGCCTAAGAACTTCGACGAGTGTACCAAGCTCGTGGATAATCTTAAGTCGAGAAAGCCTGTGATTATTAACCTGGAACATGTTGAGACTGAGCTAGCTCGCAAGATGTTTGATTTCCTTAGTGGTGCAACATACGCACTCAATGGAAATGTTCAGAGAGTGACATCTAACATATTTATATTTGCACCTGCTAATGTTGATATAGCAGCTAAGGTTAATCGCGAGAGCGCTGAAGGCGGACAGCTTGGTGAGAAAAGCAGCCCTTGGAGGTAG
- a CDS encoding YggS family pyridoxal phosphate-dependent enzyme: MSIRDNYLEILKRKDAAAKRSGRNPEDVMLMAVTKKHEPDELREAIDAGATDFGENKVQELLSKYDEIHPERWHLIGHLQTNKVRQIIDKVTMIHSVDSLKLAREINKRASAAGIVMDVLIEINLAEEESKTGISKGEVQELIEAIVSECESVRVRGIMCIPPRADAPEDSRKYFRETKGIFEEIKELDLPKERADIDTLSMGMSADFEIAIEEGSTIVRVGSSIFGQRDYR, translated from the coding sequence ATGAGTATTCGGGACAATTACTTAGAAATATTGAAACGTAAGGATGCGGCTGCAAAGCGCTCGGGGCGTAATCCGGAGGATGTAATGCTCATGGCTGTAACGAAGAAACATGAGCCAGATGAACTCAGGGAAGCAATCGATGCTGGAGCTACTGACTTTGGTGAGAATAAGGTTCAGGAATTACTGAGCAAATATGATGAGATCCATCCGGAGAGGTGGCATCTCATTGGTCATCTACAGACTAATAAGGTTAGACAGATAATAGACAAGGTGACCATGATTCATTCTGTTGACTCTCTGAAGCTTGCAAGAGAAATCAACAAGAGAGCAAGTGCAGCAGGAATTGTAATGGATGTTCTGATTGAGATTAATCTTGCTGAAGAGGAATCTAAAACAGGAATCTCCAAAGGAGAAGTCCAGGAGCTTATAGAGGCTATTGTGTCTGAATGCGAGTCTGTGCGAGTTCGCGGTATTATGTGCATTCCACCTAGGGCAGATGCCCCAGAGGATTCTCGTAAATACTTTAGGGAGACAAAAGGGATTTTTGAGGAAATCAAGGAACTAGATCTTCCGAAGGAAAGAGCAGATATCGACACACTGTCGATGGGAATGTCGGCAGACTTTGAAATCGCAATTGAGGAAGGCTCTACTATTGTAAGAGTAGGAAGTTCAATTTTTGGACAGCGCGATTACCGTTAA
- a CDS encoding HlyD family efflux transporter periplasmic adaptor subunit, translated as MMKKKKTMFWGAIYVIVLITVLVIVYVLPSVAGLFDRSYVAKYGNVEVKDETEGYIVRNETVYTAGKAGTVKRTVTEGELVKGNSKVVKISGEGASSSSDKYDSLLKKMKKEDAAISTDSGNTEHPGYITYKLDGLEYLNSDNIFNMSESEFEKLGKSKIDELPDGKVAKGDPVFKVIENGSWWYIFYADSETSKHYAKGQNVKISIANKNMNAVVVGLHKGKGKSTRIILRCRQYFDGFTTGRFEKANVTAASSDGVVILTKSIVKKDGRKGVITKDKIGRLRFKAISVKADNGEKAAVYEDIFMDSKGNYVKTISTYDEVVKSPSRRDIKNAKDVSK; from the coding sequence ATGATGAAGAAAAAAAAGACTATGTTCTGGGGAGCGATATATGTGATTGTATTGATTACCGTTTTGGTAATCGTATATGTGCTGCCTTCGGTTGCAGGTCTTTTTGATAGATCTTATGTAGCTAAGTACGGAAACGTTGAAGTTAAAGACGAGACAGAAGGCTACATAGTGAGAAATGAGACTGTTTACACAGCTGGAAAAGCAGGGACTGTTAAGCGTACAGTTACTGAAGGTGAGCTGGTAAAGGGAAACTCTAAAGTTGTCAAGATTTCTGGAGAAGGAGCTAGTAGTTCTAGCGATAAGTATGATTCCCTTCTGAAGAAGATGAAGAAAGAAGATGCGGCTATAAGCACTGATAGTGGAAATACCGAACATCCAGGGTATATCACATATAAGCTGGACGGACTTGAATACCTGAACTCAGATAATATTTTTAACATGTCAGAGAGCGAATTTGAAAAGCTGGGAAAGTCAAAAATTGATGAGCTACCTGACGGAAAAGTAGCTAAGGGTGATCCTGTTTTCAAGGTAATCGAAAATGGTAGCTGGTGGTATATTTTTTATGCGGATTCAGAGACGTCCAAGCACTACGCTAAAGGACAAAATGTTAAGATTTCCATTGCTAATAAGAATATGAATGCTGTTGTCGTTGGTCTTCACAAAGGAAAAGGGAAGAGTACACGCATAATCCTTAGATGCAGACAGTATTTTGACGGTTTTACTACAGGTAGATTTGAGAAAGCTAATGTTACGGCAGCAAGTTCAGACGGCGTCGTGATTTTGACTAAGAGCATTGTCAAGAAAGATGGCAGAAAAGGTGTTATCACCAAGGATAAAATCGGCAGGCTGAGGTTCAAGGCAATCAGTGTCAAAGCTGATAATGGTGAAAAAGCTGCCGTATACGAAGATATCTTCATGGATAGCAAAGGCAATTATGTCAAGACGATTAGCACTTATGATGAAGTTGTTAAATCGCCGAGCAGACGTGATATAAAAAATGCAAAGGATGTTAGCAAATAA
- the trmD gene encoding tRNA (guanosine(37)-N1)-methyltransferase TrmD — translation MKINIMTLFPEMFEPIRSSMIGRAADNGIIELNIVNIRDYTEDKHCRVDDTPFGGGAGMLMQVQPIISCYRQNEFAGRTIYMSPRGRKLSQETAEELAGEGELTILCGHYEGVDERALTELSAEEISIGDYVLTGGELPAMVLVDAVARFIPGVLASDESVLEESIYSGLLEYPQYTRPRTMEEGEVPEVLLSGDHKKIDLWRFEQAMRLTKERRPDMWQEFVEKFRADEKAYSKKERLLIESVIRY, via the coding sequence ATGAAAATTAATATTATGACCCTCTTTCCAGAGATGTTTGAACCGATTAGGTCAAGCATGATTGGAAGAGCTGCCGATAATGGAATTATCGAGTTAAATATTGTTAATATAAGGGATTATACTGAAGATAAGCACTGCCGCGTCGACGACACGCCTTTTGGAGGCGGCGCAGGCATGCTTATGCAGGTTCAGCCTATTATTTCTTGTTATAGGCAGAATGAGTTCGCAGGCAGAACTATCTACATGTCGCCTCGCGGGCGCAAGCTCTCTCAGGAGACTGCTGAAGAGCTTGCTGGTGAGGGCGAGCTCACAATCCTATGCGGGCACTATGAGGGTGTTGATGAGCGAGCCCTCACCGAGCTCTCCGCCGAGGAGATTTCGATTGGTGACTATGTGCTGACGGGCGGAGAGCTGCCCGCGATGGTGCTAGTCGATGCGGTTGCCAGATTTATTCCTGGCGTGCTGGCATCAGATGAGTCAGTGCTAGAGGAATCAATATATTCAGGACTCCTGGAATACCCTCAGTACACAAGGCCTAGGACCATGGAAGAGGGTGAAGTCCCAGAGGTTCTGCTCAGCGGCGACCACAAGAAAATCGATCTCTGGAGATTTGAACAAGCCATGAGATTGACGAAAGAAAGAAGACCTGATATGTGGCAGGAATTCGTTGAGAAATTTAGAGCGGATGAAAAGGCTTACTCTAAGAAAGAACGACTCTTAATCGAGTCGGTGATTAGGTATTAG
- the rimM gene encoding ribosome maturation factor RimM (Essential for efficient processing of 16S rRNA) yields the protein MSLAKDNTMVSVGKVGAAVGLKGETKVRLYAEESENLYEGAVLLVDGKKYRELGGDNAVYGVDGSIELEVKSIRYQKGRPVVKFYNVADRTAAEKLTGAELYIPESELAELEPGHYYYRDLIGLRARDSESGEIIGDVNDMIDNPSQTLLEVVLAEDSRKVLIPYVDAFIKEVSLEDGTIDITLIPGLI from the coding sequence ATGTCACTAGCAAAAGACAATACAATGGTTAGTGTTGGAAAAGTGGGAGCTGCAGTTGGTCTAAAGGGGGAGACCAAGGTGCGTCTCTATGCGGAGGAATCCGAAAATCTCTATGAAGGGGCGGTTCTGCTTGTAGATGGCAAGAAATACAGAGAGCTTGGAGGAGATAATGCAGTTTATGGAGTAGATGGGTCAATAGAGCTCGAGGTTAAGAGTATAAGGTACCAAAAGGGAAGGCCTGTAGTGAAGTTCTATAATGTTGCAGATAGGACTGCAGCTGAAAAGTTAACAGGTGCAGAACTTTACATACCAGAAAGTGAACTTGCTGAACTTGAGCCAGGACACTACTATTACCGTGATTTAATCGGGCTACGTGCTCGCGATTCTGAGAGTGGGGAAATCATCGGGGATGTAAATGATATGATTGATAATCCATCTCAGACATTACTAGAGGTGGTTCTAGCTGAGGATAGCAGAAAGGTGTTAATTCCATACGTTGATGCTTTTATAAAGGAAGTTTCGCTGGAAGATGGCACTATTGATATCACGCTTATTCCAGGGTTAATTTAA
- a CDS encoding KH domain-containing protein: MAGLVESIAKALVSRPADVVVTEEVNGNEIVIKLSVAKEDMGKIIGKQGRIAKAIRTVVKAAAIKENKRVTVDIVEE; this comes from the coding sequence ATGGCCGGCTTAGTTGAATCAATTGCCAAAGCACTAGTATCAAGGCCTGCCGATGTTGTCGTGACTGAAGAAGTGAACGGCAACGAGATAGTGATTAAACTCAGCGTTGCAAAAGAAGACATGGGTAAGATCATAGGCAAACAGGGACGCATTGCCAAAGCAATTAGAACTGTTGTGAAGGCAGCCGCAATCAAAGAGAATAAGAGAGTCACTGTTGATATCGTTGAAGAATAG
- the rpsP gene encoding 30S ribosomal protein S16 — protein sequence MVKIRLKRMGAHKKPFYRVVVADSRTPRNGRFIEEIGTYNPLKDPAEINIDNEAAQKWLANGAQPTDTVRALLKKSGCLK from the coding sequence ATGGTTAAGATTAGATTAAAGAGAATGGGAGCTCACAAGAAGCCTTTCTACAGAGTAGTAGTTGCAGATTCAAGAACTCCAAGAAACGGAAGATTTATCGAGGAGATTGGTACATACAATCCTCTTAAGGATCCAGCAGAGATCAATATCGATAATGAGGCTGCACAGAAGTGGCTTGCTAACGGAGCACAGCCTACCGACACTGTAAGAGCGCTGCTCAAGAAGTCGGGTTGCTTGAAGTAG
- the ffh gene encoding signal recognition particle protein: protein MAFEGLSEKLQETFRNLRGKGVVSEKDIDAAMREVKLALLEADVNFKVVKQFVATIKEKAMGADVLKSLTPGQQVLKIVKEELVDMMGGANSKLTYSPSGFTVYMMVGLQGTGKTTTCGKLAAWLKQNGKKPMLCACDVYRPAAIDQLEVVGKAVNTPVFTMRESNEPLVIAKAALEEAQRKGCNVLIVDTAGRLQIDEALMDELVQLKKGIRPHEILLAVDALTGQDAVNIAEGFNEKLGIDGIIMTKMDGDSRGGAALSTKMVTGKPIKFMGTGEKYNALEPFHPDRIASRILGMGDVMSLIEQAENAYTEEEAARMEAKFRKNQFDLNDFLEQMGQISKMGGIAKLIDMIPGISAADKKQIDFEKGKKDLDRMKAIIQSMTNAERENPNILNASRRKRIAAGSGQTVQSINQLIKQFDEMKSMMKKFNNPAALKKNKLFRGLMG from the coding sequence ATGGCATTCGAAGGTTTATCGGAAAAATTACAAGAAACATTTCGAAATCTACGAGGCAAAGGCGTTGTAAGCGAGAAGGACATCGATGCAGCTATGCGCGAGGTCAAGCTGGCTCTGCTCGAGGCCGATGTTAACTTCAAGGTCGTAAAGCAATTTGTTGCTACTATCAAGGAGAAGGCGATGGGTGCAGATGTGCTCAAGAGTTTGACTCCAGGGCAGCAAGTGCTCAAGATCGTGAAGGAAGAACTCGTGGACATGATGGGTGGAGCGAACAGCAAGCTCACATATTCGCCAAGTGGATTTACTGTGTATATGATGGTTGGTCTCCAGGGTACTGGTAAGACAACAACCTGCGGAAAGCTGGCTGCTTGGCTAAAGCAGAATGGCAAGAAGCCGATGCTATGTGCATGTGACGTGTATAGACCGGCGGCTATAGATCAGCTAGAGGTAGTTGGTAAGGCTGTAAATACTCCAGTGTTTACCATGAGGGAGTCGAACGAGCCGCTAGTTATCGCTAAGGCTGCTTTAGAAGAAGCTCAGCGTAAGGGCTGTAACGTTCTGATTGTCGATACAGCAGGACGTCTGCAGATAGATGAAGCACTGATGGATGAGTTGGTTCAGCTGAAGAAGGGCATTAGACCTCACGAGATTCTACTTGCAGTTGACGCACTCACAGGTCAGGATGCGGTTAACATCGCAGAGGGATTCAACGAGAAGCTCGGCATAGATGGAATAATCATGACCAAGATGGATGGAGATTCTCGCGGAGGTGCGGCACTATCAACAAAGATGGTGACCGGCAAGCCAATTAAGTTCATGGGTACTGGTGAGAAGTATAATGCTCTCGAACCATTCCACCCAGACAGGATAGCTTCGAGAATTCTCGGAATGGGCGATGTCATGAGCCTCATCGAACAGGCTGAAAATGCTTATACCGAAGAAGAAGCTGCAAGAATGGAAGCGAAGTTTAGGAAGAATCAATTCGACCTCAATGATTTCCTGGAGCAGATGGGACAGATCAGCAAGATGGGCGGAATTGCGAAGCTTATTGATATGATTCCAGGAATCTCAGCAGCTGATAAGAAACAGATTGATTTCGAGAAGGGTAAGAAAGACCTCGATAGAATGAAGGCGATTATCCAATCGATGACCAATGCAGAGCGTGAGAATCCAAATATTTTAAACGCAAGTAGGAGAAAACGTATCGCGGCTGGAAGCGGCCAGACGGTGCAAAGCATCAACCAACTTATCAAGCAGTTTGATGAGATGAAGTCGATGATGAAGAAGTTTAATAATCCGGCGGCACTTAAGAAGAATAAACTTTTTAGAGGACTAATGGGTTAG
- a CDS encoding sigma factor-like helix-turn-helix DNA-binding protein, with product MKENISNVEYASLMYDFYGNLLDENKREIMDLYHEDNLSLTEIAEELGLSRQGVHYALKKAESSLEKYEAALGLVAEWKANNALIFEADNLLESMSSVDDAEELRGALSKMNEFMHKALGL from the coding sequence ATGAAAGAAAATATAAGCAATGTTGAATATGCGAGCTTGATGTACGACTTTTATGGCAATCTTCTAGATGAGAACAAGCGTGAGATTATGGATCTCTATCATGAGGATAATCTGTCGCTGACAGAGATCGCAGAAGAACTCGGGCTCAGTAGGCAAGGAGTTCACTACGCGCTCAAGAAAGCAGAGAGTAGCCTTGAGAAGTACGAAGCTGCGCTAGGGCTCGTTGCGGAGTGGAAGGCTAATAATGCTCTGATCTTTGAAGCTGATAACCTGCTGGAAAGCATGAGTTCGGTGGATGATGCAGAGGAGCTTCGCGGAGCACTTTCAAAGATGAATGAATTTATGCACAAGGCTCTTGGTCTATAA
- a CDS encoding APC family permease, which translates to MTKKSEFDKVLSSKDILVIAFGAMIGWGWVISTGDWINRGGALGAAIGFALGGIMIFFVGLTYAELTAAMPQCGGEHVFSYKAMGATGSFVCTWGIILGYVGVVCFEACAFPTIISYIFPGFLKGYLYTVAGFDIYASWLALASVTAALMTFVNIMGAKTAAIFQTILTAIIFGVGVLLIGTSTVRGDMGNLMPQLFAGKGNQSTLSHVMHVAVMTPFFFIGFDVIPQAAEEIQGSLKKIGKILIMSIVMAVAFYSLVILAVGYLMSSSEINVSMSGAGLVTADAMAKAYGTKKMADVVIIGGLCGIVTSWNSFMIGGSRAMYSMADSNMIPKLFAKLHHKYKTPVNALLLIGVISMLAPLAGRQMLVWICDAGNLGCCLAYCMVSISFLILRRKAPDMPRPYRVKHYKFVGIMATILSGGMVSMYLIPGSGSTLKVQEWLMAGGWALMGAIFFALNKRKYGEQFGKHLDVAVEYSAEDLEALRAHREVRSAYDVRVS; encoded by the coding sequence ATGACGAAAAAATCCGAATTCGACAAGGTATTATCATCGAAAGATATATTAGTGATAGCTTTTGGCGCGATGATTGGTTGGGGATGGGTAATCTCAACTGGTGATTGGATAAATAGAGGCGGTGCTCTAGGAGCAGCAATTGGATTCGCACTTGGTGGCATAATGATTTTCTTTGTTGGACTAACTTATGCAGAGCTTACTGCTGCGATGCCACAGTGTGGCGGAGAGCATGTGTTCAGTTATAAGGCGATGGGAGCAACTGGGTCATTTGTCTGCACATGGGGAATTATACTTGGGTACGTCGGGGTTGTTTGCTTTGAGGCATGTGCATTTCCAACGATTATCTCGTACATCTTTCCTGGATTCTTGAAGGGGTACCTATATACTGTTGCAGGCTTCGATATCTACGCATCGTGGCTTGCTCTGGCTTCTGTCACAGCTGCCTTGATGACTTTTGTCAATATCATGGGAGCTAAGACTGCGGCGATATTTCAGACAATACTTACGGCTATAATCTTTGGCGTAGGCGTGCTTCTCATCGGAACATCAACGGTTAGGGGCGATATGGGTAACCTTATGCCACAACTTTTTGCAGGAAAGGGAAACCAGTCGACTCTAAGTCATGTGATGCATGTAGCGGTAATGACACCTTTCTTCTTCATAGGTTTTGATGTAATACCACAGGCTGCTGAGGAGATTCAAGGCTCGCTCAAGAAGATTGGAAAAATTCTAATCATGTCAATTGTTATGGCGGTTGCATTTTACTCGCTCGTAATACTTGCAGTTGGATATCTGATGAGTTCTTCGGAGATTAATGTATCGATGAGTGGAGCAGGGCTGGTAACGGCTGATGCCATGGCAAAAGCTTATGGAACGAAGAAGATGGCGGATGTAGTTATCATCGGTGGTCTGTGCGGAATCGTAACTAGCTGGAACTCGTTTATGATCGGTGGAAGCCGTGCGATGTACTCGATGGCTGATTCGAACATGATACCAAAGTTGTTCGCAAAGCTGCATCATAAGTATAAGACACCTGTAAATGCACTGCTATTAATCGGAGTTATATCGATGCTCGCTCCTCTTGCGGGTAGACAGATGCTCGTGTGGATATGTGATGCAGGCAATCTCGGATGCTGTCTAGCTTACTGCATGGTGTCAATTTCTTTCCTAATACTAAGACGGAAAGCGCCAGATATGCCAAGACCTTACCGAGTAAAGCACTATAAGTTTGTAGGTATTATGGCGACTATCCTATCTGGAGGAATGGTCTCGATGTACCTGATTCCAGGATCGGGAAGTACGCTTAAGGTACAGGAGTGGCTGATGGCCGGCGGATGGGCCCTGATGGGAGCAATATTCTTTGCACTAAACAAGAGAAAGTACGGAGAGCAGTTTGGTAAACATCTAGATGTTGCGGTAGAGTATTCTGCAGAAGATCTCGAAGCGCTGAGAGCTCATAGAGAAGTGCGCTCGGCATATGATGTGAGAGTTTCGTAA
- a CDS encoding leucine-rich repeat protein: MKRKLIAFLIVCTIMLTGCGSGGGSSSDSKKLDNNSKVTKSNFKKFPTTDSKLFEYTLADDGDVNHIKITGIKSPDDDKLKVVVVPKTITVKTVDGNVKKTVVAVSGLSNLDKAEAIVLPNTVKEIGDSAFVNNDKLRFVHLGDSVEKAGGKLFINSPIEFLDIPDSMQHIGNTLNDYTLLNDQIAQSIGSDRPLKYIRIPGTLTDFSNLYLPAPDTKGPIIKTPKGSEGEKWAKYWGFKVEYIKGKVVTPERSLWGEQLEKQQAEKNKDSE, from the coding sequence ATGAAAAGAAAACTTATTGCATTTTTAATAGTCTGCACAATTATGTTGACAGGCTGTGGCAGTGGCGGGGGATCTAGTTCAGATTCAAAGAAGCTTGACAACAACTCGAAAGTTACTAAGAGTAATTTCAAAAAGTTCCCTACTACGGATAGTAAGCTTTTCGAATACACACTTGCCGATGATGGAGATGTTAATCACATTAAAATTACAGGCATAAAATCACCCGATGACGATAAACTTAAGGTTGTTGTAGTTCCCAAGACTATAACTGTTAAGACAGTTGATGGGAACGTTAAGAAAACTGTTGTTGCAGTATCAGGTCTTTCCAATTTGGATAAGGCTGAGGCAATTGTCCTTCCTAATACTGTGAAGGAAATCGGTGATAGTGCTTTTGTTAATAATGACAAGCTCAGATTTGTTCACCTAGGAGATTCTGTGGAAAAAGCTGGCGGAAAATTATTTATAAACTCTCCTATCGAGTTCCTAGATATTCCAGATAGCATGCAGCATATTGGTAACACGCTGAACGATTATACTTTGCTTAACGATCAGATTGCACAGTCAATCGGTAGTGATCGTCCTCTTAAGTACATAAGAATTCCTGGTACACTTACAGATTTCAGCAATCTTTACCTACCTGCACCTGATACCAAAGGCCCAATAATCAAGACTCCTAAGGGTAGTGAAGGTGAAAAATGGGCTAAGTACTGGGGCTTCAAAGTTGAGTACATAAAAGGCAAAGTTGTCACTCCTGAAAGATCTCTTTGGGGGGAACAGCTTGAGAAACAGCAAGCTGAAAAGAACAAAGATTCAGAATAA
- a CDS encoding TrkA C-terminal domain-containing protein, whose protein sequence is MSPIEDTRVYESRYQQIAVEMAEKIAEGWYEVGDRITSRSTIATTFHVSPETARKAMQVLVDMGIVTVKHGSGTYVASREKAQLYFEKFHDAVSIAQTREQIVDAIATQRRDLEHLAKLLDELVARNTRDHNTSYLIPHDMKIDENCNFIGKSIGELDIWQQTGATIVAVKRGDETNISPGPYERVQVGDVILFVGNDLSRQKMLNLFNSPTPDPASLTD, encoded by the coding sequence ATGTCACCAATCGAAGATACAAGAGTTTACGAATCAAGGTACCAGCAAATTGCCGTTGAAATGGCTGAGAAAATCGCCGAAGGTTGGTATGAAGTAGGTGACCGAATCACCTCACGTTCAACTATAGCCACAACATTTCATGTATCACCAGAGACTGCTAGAAAAGCTATGCAAGTCCTCGTTGATATGGGAATAGTTACAGTAAAGCACGGAAGTGGTACCTACGTTGCTTCTCGCGAGAAAGCCCAGCTTTATTTTGAGAAATTCCACGATGCTGTATCAATAGCGCAGACTAGAGAACAGATTGTTGATGCCATAGCTACTCAGCGCCGTGACCTTGAACATCTCGCTAAGCTCCTTGACGAGCTGGTAGCTCGAAACACGAGGGATCACAACACGTCATACCTTATCCCACATGACATGAAGATTGATGAAAACTGCAATTTCATTGGAAAATCAATTGGGGAACTCGATATATGGCAGCAGACCGGAGCCACAATCGTAGCGGTAAAGCGCGGTGATGAAACTAACATATCACCCGGACCTTACGAGAGAGTGCAGGTAGGTGATGTAATCCTATTTGTCGGAAATGACTTATCTAGGCAGAAGATGCTAAACCTCTTCAACTCACCGACGCCAGACCCAGCATCACTCACAGACTAA